The Odocoileus virginianus isolate 20LAN1187 ecotype Illinois chromosome 27, Ovbor_1.2, whole genome shotgun sequence genome has a window encoding:
- the KIFC1 gene encoding kinesin-like protein KIFC1 isoform X5, with the protein MEPQQRSPLLEVKGNIELKRPLAKAASRLPLSGRRLKRGPDQMEEALEPEKKRTRGLGTRVTTTHPRAAALNSAPQTQGQTAVPRAPRKSAPRYSMAVAPVLKTQKPGPVVPAQKPGTTAAPPMVGGKKPKRPAWDLKGQLCDLNAELKCYRERKQVLDQENQQLQDQLREAKQQASVLGAERRTLEEELTRVRAQAEQGQRELGNLSARVLELEERLGTQEGLVQELQQEQLRLQEERRGLAAQLGEQERRLQTSEASLSDSQAEVASLRQAAAAREAVLAEREDRLHGLEMERRRLHNQLQELKGNIRVFCRVRPVLPGESTPSPGFLQFPSGPCGPSDPPTRLSLSRSDERRGTLSGAPAAPTRHDFSFDRVFPPGSGQDEVFEEISMLVQSALDGYPVCIFAYGQTGSGKTFTMEGGPGGDPRLEGLIPRALRHLFSVAQELRGQGWTYSFVASYVEIYNETVRDLLATGARKGQGGECEIRRAGPGSEELTVTNARYVPVSCEREVEALLHLARQNRAVARTAQNERSSRSHSVFQLQISGEHAGRGLQCAAPLSLVDLAGSERLDPGLALGPGERERLRETQAINSSLSTLGLVIMALSNKESHVPYRNSKLTYLLQNSLGGSAKMLMFVNISPLEENVSESLNSLRFASKVNQCVIGTAQANKK; encoded by the exons ATGGAGCCGCAG CAGAGGTCACCATTGTTGGAAGTAAAGGGCAACATAGAGCTGAAGAGACCCCTGGCCAAGGCCGCTTCCCGGCTGCCTCTCTCGGGACGCAGGCTGAAGAGGGGGCCCGACCAGATGGAGGAGGCCTTGGAGCCGGAGAAG AAAAGAACACGAGGCCTGGGCACCAGAGTGACCACGACCCACCCCAGAGCAGCAGCCCTCAACTCCGCGCCACAGACACAAGGCCAGACCGCAG TGCCCAGAGCTCCCAGGAAGTCAGCACCCCGATATTCCATGGCTGTTGCCCCAG TGCTGAAGACTCAGAAGCCAGGTCCTGTTGTTCCCGCCCAAAAGCCTGGAA CGACAGCTGCGCCTCCCATGGTGGGAGGGAAGAAACCCAAACGTCCGGCCTGGGACTTAAAGGGGCAGTTATGTGACCTCAACGCAGAGCTGAAATGCTACCGTGAGAGGAAGCAGGTGCTGGACCAGGAGAACCAACAGCTGCAGGACCAGCTCCGGGAGGCCAAGCAACAGGCCTCAGTCCTGGGGGCAGAGCGCAGGACCCTGGAAGAGGAGTTGACCAGGGTGCGGGCCCAGGCTGAGCAGGGCCAGCGGGAGCTGGGGAACCTGAGTGCCCGCGTCCTGGAGCTGGAAGAGCGGCTGGGCACGCAGGAGGGCTTAGTGCAAGAGCTCCAGCAAGAACAGCTGAGATTACAGGAGGAGCGCAGGGGACTGGCTGCCCAGCTGGGCGAGCAGGAG aggaggctgcagaCCTCAGAAGCTTCTCTGTCGGACAGCCAGGCGGAGGTGGCATCTCTGCGCCAGGCGGCTGCAGCCCGGGAGGCCGTACTGGCTGAGCGGGAAGACCGTCTCCACGGGCTGGAGATGGAGCGCCGGCGGTTACACAACCAGCTGCAGGAACTCAAAGGCAACATCCGTGTGTTCTGCCGGGTCCGCCCCGTCCTTCCAGGGGAGTCCACCCCATCCCCTGGCTTCCTTCAGTTTCCCTCTGGCCCCTGTGGACCCTCTGACCCTCCAACCCGCCTCAGCCTCTCCCGGTCTGATGAGCGGCGTGGGACCTTGAGTGGGGCGCCAGCTGCCCCTACCCGCCATGACTTTTCCTTTGACCGGGTGTTCCCACCAGGGAGTGGACAGGATGAAGTGTTTGAGGAGATTTCCATGCTTGTCCAATCAGCGCTGGATGGCTATCCAGTGTGCATCTTTGCTTATGGCCAGACAGGCAGTGGCAAGACCTTCACCATGGAGGGCGGGCCTGGGGGAGACCCCCGGCTGGAGGGGCTGATCCCTCGGGCCCTGCGGCACCTCTTCTCTGTGGCCCAGGAGCTCCGTGGCCAGGGCTGGACCTACAGCTTTGTGGCAAGTTATGTAGAGATCTACAACGAGACTGTCCGAGACCTGCTGGCCACTGGGGCCAGGAAGGGCCAGGGCGGTGAGTGTGAGATTCGCCGGGCCGGGCCAGGCAGCGAGGAGCTTACGGTCACCAACGCGCGCTATGTTCCGGTCTCTTGTGAGAGGGAG GTGGAGGCCCTGCTCCATCTAGCCCGCCAGAACCGCGCTGTGGCCCGCACAGCCCAGAATGAGCGCTCATCGCGTAGTCACAGCGTGTTCCAGCTGCAGATCTCTGGGGAGCACGCTGGCCGAGGCCTGCAGTGTGCGGCCCCCCTCAGCCTGGTGGATTTGGCTGGGAGTGAGCGGCTCGACCCCGGCTTAGCGCTCGGCCCTGGGGAGCGGGAACGCCTTCGGGAAACGCAGGCCATTAACAGCAGCCTGTCCACGCTGGGGCTGGTCATCATGGCCTTGAGCAACAAG GAGTCCCACGTGCCTTACCGGAACAGCAAGCTCACCTACCTGCTGCAGAACTCTCTGGGCGGCAGTGCCAAGAT GCTCATGTTTGTGAACATTTCTCCCCTAGAAGAGAACGTCTCTGAGTCCCTCAACTCCCTACGCTTCGCCTCCAAG GTGAACCAGTGTGTCATTGGCACTGCCCAGGCCAACAAGAAATGA
- the KIFC1 gene encoding kinesin-like protein KIFC1 isoform X6 — protein MEPQRSPLLEVKGNIELKRPLAKAASRLPLSGRRLKRGPDQMEEALEPEKKRTRGLGTRVTTTHPRAAALNSAPQTQGQTAVPRAPRKSAPRYSMAVAPVLKTQKPGPVVPAQKPGTTAAPPMVGGKKPKRPAWDLKGQLCDLNAELKCYRERKQVLDQENQQLQDQLREAKQQASVLGAERRTLEEELTRVRAQAEQGQRELGNLSARVLELEERLGTQEGLVQELQQEQLRLQEERRGLAAQLGEQERRLQTSEASLSDSQAEVASLRQAAAAREAVLAEREDRLHGLEMERRRLHNQLQELKGNIRVFCRVRPVLPGESTPSPGFLQFPSGPCGPSDPPTRLSLSRSDERRGTLSGAPAAPTRHDFSFDRVFPPGSGQDEVFEEISMLVQSALDGYPVCIFAYGQTGSGKTFTMEGGPGGDPRLEGLIPRALRHLFSVAQELRGQGWTYSFVASYVEIYNETVRDLLATGARKGQGGECEIRRAGPGSEELTVTNARYVPVSCEREVEALLHLARQNRAVARTAQNERSSRSHSVFQLQISGEHAGRGLQCAAPLSLVDLAGSERLDPGLALGPGERERLRETQAINSSLSTLGLVIMALSNKESHVPYRNSKLTYLLQNSLGGSAKMLMFVNISPLEENVSESLNSLRFASKVNQCVIGTAQANKK, from the exons ATGGAGCCGCAG AGGTCACCATTGTTGGAAGTAAAGGGCAACATAGAGCTGAAGAGACCCCTGGCCAAGGCCGCTTCCCGGCTGCCTCTCTCGGGACGCAGGCTGAAGAGGGGGCCCGACCAGATGGAGGAGGCCTTGGAGCCGGAGAAG AAAAGAACACGAGGCCTGGGCACCAGAGTGACCACGACCCACCCCAGAGCAGCAGCCCTCAACTCCGCGCCACAGACACAAGGCCAGACCGCAG TGCCCAGAGCTCCCAGGAAGTCAGCACCCCGATATTCCATGGCTGTTGCCCCAG TGCTGAAGACTCAGAAGCCAGGTCCTGTTGTTCCCGCCCAAAAGCCTGGAA CGACAGCTGCGCCTCCCATGGTGGGAGGGAAGAAACCCAAACGTCCGGCCTGGGACTTAAAGGGGCAGTTATGTGACCTCAACGCAGAGCTGAAATGCTACCGTGAGAGGAAGCAGGTGCTGGACCAGGAGAACCAACAGCTGCAGGACCAGCTCCGGGAGGCCAAGCAACAGGCCTCAGTCCTGGGGGCAGAGCGCAGGACCCTGGAAGAGGAGTTGACCAGGGTGCGGGCCCAGGCTGAGCAGGGCCAGCGGGAGCTGGGGAACCTGAGTGCCCGCGTCCTGGAGCTGGAAGAGCGGCTGGGCACGCAGGAGGGCTTAGTGCAAGAGCTCCAGCAAGAACAGCTGAGATTACAGGAGGAGCGCAGGGGACTGGCTGCCCAGCTGGGCGAGCAGGAG aggaggctgcagaCCTCAGAAGCTTCTCTGTCGGACAGCCAGGCGGAGGTGGCATCTCTGCGCCAGGCGGCTGCAGCCCGGGAGGCCGTACTGGCTGAGCGGGAAGACCGTCTCCACGGGCTGGAGATGGAGCGCCGGCGGTTACACAACCAGCTGCAGGAACTCAAAGGCAACATCCGTGTGTTCTGCCGGGTCCGCCCCGTCCTTCCAGGGGAGTCCACCCCATCCCCTGGCTTCCTTCAGTTTCCCTCTGGCCCCTGTGGACCCTCTGACCCTCCAACCCGCCTCAGCCTCTCCCGGTCTGATGAGCGGCGTGGGACCTTGAGTGGGGCGCCAGCTGCCCCTACCCGCCATGACTTTTCCTTTGACCGGGTGTTCCCACCAGGGAGTGGACAGGATGAAGTGTTTGAGGAGATTTCCATGCTTGTCCAATCAGCGCTGGATGGCTATCCAGTGTGCATCTTTGCTTATGGCCAGACAGGCAGTGGCAAGACCTTCACCATGGAGGGCGGGCCTGGGGGAGACCCCCGGCTGGAGGGGCTGATCCCTCGGGCCCTGCGGCACCTCTTCTCTGTGGCCCAGGAGCTCCGTGGCCAGGGCTGGACCTACAGCTTTGTGGCAAGTTATGTAGAGATCTACAACGAGACTGTCCGAGACCTGCTGGCCACTGGGGCCAGGAAGGGCCAGGGCGGTGAGTGTGAGATTCGCCGGGCCGGGCCAGGCAGCGAGGAGCTTACGGTCACCAACGCGCGCTATGTTCCGGTCTCTTGTGAGAGGGAG GTGGAGGCCCTGCTCCATCTAGCCCGCCAGAACCGCGCTGTGGCCCGCACAGCCCAGAATGAGCGCTCATCGCGTAGTCACAGCGTGTTCCAGCTGCAGATCTCTGGGGAGCACGCTGGCCGAGGCCTGCAGTGTGCGGCCCCCCTCAGCCTGGTGGATTTGGCTGGGAGTGAGCGGCTCGACCCCGGCTTAGCGCTCGGCCCTGGGGAGCGGGAACGCCTTCGGGAAACGCAGGCCATTAACAGCAGCCTGTCCACGCTGGGGCTGGTCATCATGGCCTTGAGCAACAAG GAGTCCCACGTGCCTTACCGGAACAGCAAGCTCACCTACCTGCTGCAGAACTCTCTGGGCGGCAGTGCCAAGAT GCTCATGTTTGTGAACATTTCTCCCCTAGAAGAGAACGTCTCTGAGTCCCTCAACTCCCTACGCTTCGCCTCCAAG GTGAACCAGTGTGTCATTGGCACTGCCCAGGCCAACAAGAAATGA
- the KIFC1 gene encoding kinesin-like protein KIFC1 isoform X4, producing MEPQQRSPLLEVKGNIELKRPLAKAASRLPLSGRRLKRGPDQMEEALEPEKKRTRGLGTRVTTTHPRAAALNSAPQTQGQTAAVPRAPRKSAPRYSMAVAPVLKTQKPGPVVPAQKPGTTAAPPMVGGKKPKRPAWDLKGQLCDLNAELKCYRERKQVLDQENQQLQDQLREAKQQASVLGAERRTLEEELTRVRAQAEQGQRELGNLSARVLELEERLGTQEGLVQELQQEQLRLQEERRGLAAQLGEQERRLQTSEASLSDSQAEVASLRQAAAAREAVLAEREDRLHGLEMERRRLHNQLQELKGNIRVFCRVRPVLPGESTPSPGFLQFPSGPCGPSDPPTRLSLSRSDERRGTLSGAPAAPTRHDFSFDRVFPPGSGQDEVFEEISMLVQSALDGYPVCIFAYGQTGSGKTFTMEGGPGGDPRLEGLIPRALRHLFSVAQELRGQGWTYSFVASYVEIYNETVRDLLATGARKGQGGECEIRRAGPGSEELTVTNARYVPVSCEREVEALLHLARQNRAVARTAQNERSSRSHSVFQLQISGEHAGRGLQCAAPLSLVDLAGSERLDPGLALGPGERERLRETQAINSSLSTLGLVIMALSNKESHVPYRNSKLTYLLQNSLGGSAKMLMFVNISPLEENVSESLNSLRFASKVNQCVIGTAQANKK from the exons ATGGAGCCGCAG CAGAGGTCACCATTGTTGGAAGTAAAGGGCAACATAGAGCTGAAGAGACCCCTGGCCAAGGCCGCTTCCCGGCTGCCTCTCTCGGGACGCAGGCTGAAGAGGGGGCCCGACCAGATGGAGGAGGCCTTGGAGCCGGAGAAG AAAAGAACACGAGGCCTGGGCACCAGAGTGACCACGACCCACCCCAGAGCAGCAGCCCTCAACTCCGCGCCACAGACACAAGGCCAGACCGCAG cAGTGCCCAGAGCTCCCAGGAAGTCAGCACCCCGATATTCCATGGCTGTTGCCCCAG TGCTGAAGACTCAGAAGCCAGGTCCTGTTGTTCCCGCCCAAAAGCCTGGAA CGACAGCTGCGCCTCCCATGGTGGGAGGGAAGAAACCCAAACGTCCGGCCTGGGACTTAAAGGGGCAGTTATGTGACCTCAACGCAGAGCTGAAATGCTACCGTGAGAGGAAGCAGGTGCTGGACCAGGAGAACCAACAGCTGCAGGACCAGCTCCGGGAGGCCAAGCAACAGGCCTCAGTCCTGGGGGCAGAGCGCAGGACCCTGGAAGAGGAGTTGACCAGGGTGCGGGCCCAGGCTGAGCAGGGCCAGCGGGAGCTGGGGAACCTGAGTGCCCGCGTCCTGGAGCTGGAAGAGCGGCTGGGCACGCAGGAGGGCTTAGTGCAAGAGCTCCAGCAAGAACAGCTGAGATTACAGGAGGAGCGCAGGGGACTGGCTGCCCAGCTGGGCGAGCAGGAG aggaggctgcagaCCTCAGAAGCTTCTCTGTCGGACAGCCAGGCGGAGGTGGCATCTCTGCGCCAGGCGGCTGCAGCCCGGGAGGCCGTACTGGCTGAGCGGGAAGACCGTCTCCACGGGCTGGAGATGGAGCGCCGGCGGTTACACAACCAGCTGCAGGAACTCAAAGGCAACATCCGTGTGTTCTGCCGGGTCCGCCCCGTCCTTCCAGGGGAGTCCACCCCATCCCCTGGCTTCCTTCAGTTTCCCTCTGGCCCCTGTGGACCCTCTGACCCTCCAACCCGCCTCAGCCTCTCCCGGTCTGATGAGCGGCGTGGGACCTTGAGTGGGGCGCCAGCTGCCCCTACCCGCCATGACTTTTCCTTTGACCGGGTGTTCCCACCAGGGAGTGGACAGGATGAAGTGTTTGAGGAGATTTCCATGCTTGTCCAATCAGCGCTGGATGGCTATCCAGTGTGCATCTTTGCTTATGGCCAGACAGGCAGTGGCAAGACCTTCACCATGGAGGGCGGGCCTGGGGGAGACCCCCGGCTGGAGGGGCTGATCCCTCGGGCCCTGCGGCACCTCTTCTCTGTGGCCCAGGAGCTCCGTGGCCAGGGCTGGACCTACAGCTTTGTGGCAAGTTATGTAGAGATCTACAACGAGACTGTCCGAGACCTGCTGGCCACTGGGGCCAGGAAGGGCCAGGGCGGTGAGTGTGAGATTCGCCGGGCCGGGCCAGGCAGCGAGGAGCTTACGGTCACCAACGCGCGCTATGTTCCGGTCTCTTGTGAGAGGGAG GTGGAGGCCCTGCTCCATCTAGCCCGCCAGAACCGCGCTGTGGCCCGCACAGCCCAGAATGAGCGCTCATCGCGTAGTCACAGCGTGTTCCAGCTGCAGATCTCTGGGGAGCACGCTGGCCGAGGCCTGCAGTGTGCGGCCCCCCTCAGCCTGGTGGATTTGGCTGGGAGTGAGCGGCTCGACCCCGGCTTAGCGCTCGGCCCTGGGGAGCGGGAACGCCTTCGGGAAACGCAGGCCATTAACAGCAGCCTGTCCACGCTGGGGCTGGTCATCATGGCCTTGAGCAACAAG GAGTCCCACGTGCCTTACCGGAACAGCAAGCTCACCTACCTGCTGCAGAACTCTCTGGGCGGCAGTGCCAAGAT GCTCATGTTTGTGAACATTTCTCCCCTAGAAGAGAACGTCTCTGAGTCCCTCAACTCCCTACGCTTCGCCTCCAAG GTGAACCAGTGTGTCATTGGCACTGCCCAGGCCAACAAGAAATGA
- the KIFC1 gene encoding kinesin-like protein KIFC1 isoform X3: MEPQRSPLLEVKGNIELKRPLAKAASRLPLSGRRLKRGPDQMEEALEPEKKRTRGLGTRVTTTHPRAAALNSAPQTQGQTAAVPRAPRKSAPRYSMAVAPVLKTQKPGPVVPAQKPGTTAAPPMVGGKKPKRPAWDLKGQLCDLNAELKCYRERKQVLDQENQQLQDQLREAKQQASVLGAERRTLEEELTRVRAQAEQGQRELGNLSARVLELEERLGTQEGLVQELQQEQLRLQEERRGLAAQLGEQERRLQTSEASLSDSQAEVASLRQAAAAREAVLAEREDRLHGLEMERRRLHNQLQELKGNIRVFCRVRPVLPGESTPSPGFLQFPSGPCGPSDPPTRLSLSRSDERRGTLSGAPAAPTRHDFSFDRVFPPGSGQDEVFEEISMLVQSALDGYPVCIFAYGQTGSGKTFTMEGGPGGDPRLEGLIPRALRHLFSVAQELRGQGWTYSFVASYVEIYNETVRDLLATGARKGQGGECEIRRAGPGSEELTVTNARYVPVSCEREVEALLHLARQNRAVARTAQNERSSRSHSVFQLQISGEHAGRGLQCAAPLSLVDLAGSERLDPGLALGPGERERLRETQAINSSLSTLGLVIMALSNKESHVPYRNSKLTYLLQNSLGGSAKMLMFVNISPLEENVSESLNSLRFASKVRSLAAPSPSGFLLTVGVCTLVLQASGTCIPKGCTFARQLTIDFWGCLN, encoded by the exons ATGGAGCCGCAG AGGTCACCATTGTTGGAAGTAAAGGGCAACATAGAGCTGAAGAGACCCCTGGCCAAGGCCGCTTCCCGGCTGCCTCTCTCGGGACGCAGGCTGAAGAGGGGGCCCGACCAGATGGAGGAGGCCTTGGAGCCGGAGAAG AAAAGAACACGAGGCCTGGGCACCAGAGTGACCACGACCCACCCCAGAGCAGCAGCCCTCAACTCCGCGCCACAGACACAAGGCCAGACCGCAG cAGTGCCCAGAGCTCCCAGGAAGTCAGCACCCCGATATTCCATGGCTGTTGCCCCAG TGCTGAAGACTCAGAAGCCAGGTCCTGTTGTTCCCGCCCAAAAGCCTGGAA CGACAGCTGCGCCTCCCATGGTGGGAGGGAAGAAACCCAAACGTCCGGCCTGGGACTTAAAGGGGCAGTTATGTGACCTCAACGCAGAGCTGAAATGCTACCGTGAGAGGAAGCAGGTGCTGGACCAGGAGAACCAACAGCTGCAGGACCAGCTCCGGGAGGCCAAGCAACAGGCCTCAGTCCTGGGGGCAGAGCGCAGGACCCTGGAAGAGGAGTTGACCAGGGTGCGGGCCCAGGCTGAGCAGGGCCAGCGGGAGCTGGGGAACCTGAGTGCCCGCGTCCTGGAGCTGGAAGAGCGGCTGGGCACGCAGGAGGGCTTAGTGCAAGAGCTCCAGCAAGAACAGCTGAGATTACAGGAGGAGCGCAGGGGACTGGCTGCCCAGCTGGGCGAGCAGGAG aggaggctgcagaCCTCAGAAGCTTCTCTGTCGGACAGCCAGGCGGAGGTGGCATCTCTGCGCCAGGCGGCTGCAGCCCGGGAGGCCGTACTGGCTGAGCGGGAAGACCGTCTCCACGGGCTGGAGATGGAGCGCCGGCGGTTACACAACCAGCTGCAGGAACTCAAAGGCAACATCCGTGTGTTCTGCCGGGTCCGCCCCGTCCTTCCAGGGGAGTCCACCCCATCCCCTGGCTTCCTTCAGTTTCCCTCTGGCCCCTGTGGACCCTCTGACCCTCCAACCCGCCTCAGCCTCTCCCGGTCTGATGAGCGGCGTGGGACCTTGAGTGGGGCGCCAGCTGCCCCTACCCGCCATGACTTTTCCTTTGACCGGGTGTTCCCACCAGGGAGTGGACAGGATGAAGTGTTTGAGGAGATTTCCATGCTTGTCCAATCAGCGCTGGATGGCTATCCAGTGTGCATCTTTGCTTATGGCCAGACAGGCAGTGGCAAGACCTTCACCATGGAGGGCGGGCCTGGGGGAGACCCCCGGCTGGAGGGGCTGATCCCTCGGGCCCTGCGGCACCTCTTCTCTGTGGCCCAGGAGCTCCGTGGCCAGGGCTGGACCTACAGCTTTGTGGCAAGTTATGTAGAGATCTACAACGAGACTGTCCGAGACCTGCTGGCCACTGGGGCCAGGAAGGGCCAGGGCGGTGAGTGTGAGATTCGCCGGGCCGGGCCAGGCAGCGAGGAGCTTACGGTCACCAACGCGCGCTATGTTCCGGTCTCTTGTGAGAGGGAG GTGGAGGCCCTGCTCCATCTAGCCCGCCAGAACCGCGCTGTGGCCCGCACAGCCCAGAATGAGCGCTCATCGCGTAGTCACAGCGTGTTCCAGCTGCAGATCTCTGGGGAGCACGCTGGCCGAGGCCTGCAGTGTGCGGCCCCCCTCAGCCTGGTGGATTTGGCTGGGAGTGAGCGGCTCGACCCCGGCTTAGCGCTCGGCCCTGGGGAGCGGGAACGCCTTCGGGAAACGCAGGCCATTAACAGCAGCCTGTCCACGCTGGGGCTGGTCATCATGGCCTTGAGCAACAAG GAGTCCCACGTGCCTTACCGGAACAGCAAGCTCACCTACCTGCTGCAGAACTCTCTGGGCGGCAGTGCCAAGAT GCTCATGTTTGTGAACATTTCTCCCCTAGAAGAGAACGTCTCTGAGTCCCTCAACTCCCTACGCTTCGCCTCCAAGGTGCGGTCACTAGCAGCCCCATCCCCATCAGGCTTCCTGCTGACTGTAGGCGTCTGCACCCTGGTCCTTCAGGCTAGCGGCACATGCATCCCGAAAGGATGTACATTTGCCAGGCAGTTAACTATTGACTTCTGGGGGTGTttgaattaa
- the KIFC1 gene encoding kinesin-like protein KIFC1 isoform X2, with the protein MEPQQRSPLLEVKGNIELKRPLAKAASRLPLSGRRLKRGPDQMEEALEPEKKRTRGLGTRVTTTHPRAAALNSAPQTQGQTAVPRAPRKSAPRYSMAVAPVLKTQKPGPVVPAQKPGTTAAPPMVGGKKPKRPAWDLKGQLCDLNAELKCYRERKQVLDQENQQLQDQLREAKQQASVLGAERRTLEEELTRVRAQAEQGQRELGNLSARVLELEERLGTQEGLVQELQQEQLRLQEERRGLAAQLGEQERRLQTSEASLSDSQAEVASLRQAAAAREAVLAEREDRLHGLEMERRRLHNQLQELKGNIRVFCRVRPVLPGESTPSPGFLQFPSGPCGPSDPPTRLSLSRSDERRGTLSGAPAAPTRHDFSFDRVFPPGSGQDEVFEEISMLVQSALDGYPVCIFAYGQTGSGKTFTMEGGPGGDPRLEGLIPRALRHLFSVAQELRGQGWTYSFVASYVEIYNETVRDLLATGARKGQGGECEIRRAGPGSEELTVTNARYVPVSCEREVEALLHLARQNRAVARTAQNERSSRSHSVFQLQISGEHAGRGLQCAAPLSLVDLAGSERLDPGLALGPGERERLRETQAINSSLSTLGLVIMALSNKESHVPYRNSKLTYLLQNSLGGSAKMLMFVNISPLEENVSESLNSLRFASKVRSLAAPSPSGFLLTVGVCTLVLQASGTCIPKGCTFARQLTIDFWGCLN; encoded by the exons ATGGAGCCGCAG CAGAGGTCACCATTGTTGGAAGTAAAGGGCAACATAGAGCTGAAGAGACCCCTGGCCAAGGCCGCTTCCCGGCTGCCTCTCTCGGGACGCAGGCTGAAGAGGGGGCCCGACCAGATGGAGGAGGCCTTGGAGCCGGAGAAG AAAAGAACACGAGGCCTGGGCACCAGAGTGACCACGACCCACCCCAGAGCAGCAGCCCTCAACTCCGCGCCACAGACACAAGGCCAGACCGCAG TGCCCAGAGCTCCCAGGAAGTCAGCACCCCGATATTCCATGGCTGTTGCCCCAG TGCTGAAGACTCAGAAGCCAGGTCCTGTTGTTCCCGCCCAAAAGCCTGGAA CGACAGCTGCGCCTCCCATGGTGGGAGGGAAGAAACCCAAACGTCCGGCCTGGGACTTAAAGGGGCAGTTATGTGACCTCAACGCAGAGCTGAAATGCTACCGTGAGAGGAAGCAGGTGCTGGACCAGGAGAACCAACAGCTGCAGGACCAGCTCCGGGAGGCCAAGCAACAGGCCTCAGTCCTGGGGGCAGAGCGCAGGACCCTGGAAGAGGAGTTGACCAGGGTGCGGGCCCAGGCTGAGCAGGGCCAGCGGGAGCTGGGGAACCTGAGTGCCCGCGTCCTGGAGCTGGAAGAGCGGCTGGGCACGCAGGAGGGCTTAGTGCAAGAGCTCCAGCAAGAACAGCTGAGATTACAGGAGGAGCGCAGGGGACTGGCTGCCCAGCTGGGCGAGCAGGAG aggaggctgcagaCCTCAGAAGCTTCTCTGTCGGACAGCCAGGCGGAGGTGGCATCTCTGCGCCAGGCGGCTGCAGCCCGGGAGGCCGTACTGGCTGAGCGGGAAGACCGTCTCCACGGGCTGGAGATGGAGCGCCGGCGGTTACACAACCAGCTGCAGGAACTCAAAGGCAACATCCGTGTGTTCTGCCGGGTCCGCCCCGTCCTTCCAGGGGAGTCCACCCCATCCCCTGGCTTCCTTCAGTTTCCCTCTGGCCCCTGTGGACCCTCTGACCCTCCAACCCGCCTCAGCCTCTCCCGGTCTGATGAGCGGCGTGGGACCTTGAGTGGGGCGCCAGCTGCCCCTACCCGCCATGACTTTTCCTTTGACCGGGTGTTCCCACCAGGGAGTGGACAGGATGAAGTGTTTGAGGAGATTTCCATGCTTGTCCAATCAGCGCTGGATGGCTATCCAGTGTGCATCTTTGCTTATGGCCAGACAGGCAGTGGCAAGACCTTCACCATGGAGGGCGGGCCTGGGGGAGACCCCCGGCTGGAGGGGCTGATCCCTCGGGCCCTGCGGCACCTCTTCTCTGTGGCCCAGGAGCTCCGTGGCCAGGGCTGGACCTACAGCTTTGTGGCAAGTTATGTAGAGATCTACAACGAGACTGTCCGAGACCTGCTGGCCACTGGGGCCAGGAAGGGCCAGGGCGGTGAGTGTGAGATTCGCCGGGCCGGGCCAGGCAGCGAGGAGCTTACGGTCACCAACGCGCGCTATGTTCCGGTCTCTTGTGAGAGGGAG GTGGAGGCCCTGCTCCATCTAGCCCGCCAGAACCGCGCTGTGGCCCGCACAGCCCAGAATGAGCGCTCATCGCGTAGTCACAGCGTGTTCCAGCTGCAGATCTCTGGGGAGCACGCTGGCCGAGGCCTGCAGTGTGCGGCCCCCCTCAGCCTGGTGGATTTGGCTGGGAGTGAGCGGCTCGACCCCGGCTTAGCGCTCGGCCCTGGGGAGCGGGAACGCCTTCGGGAAACGCAGGCCATTAACAGCAGCCTGTCCACGCTGGGGCTGGTCATCATGGCCTTGAGCAACAAG GAGTCCCACGTGCCTTACCGGAACAGCAAGCTCACCTACCTGCTGCAGAACTCTCTGGGCGGCAGTGCCAAGAT GCTCATGTTTGTGAACATTTCTCCCCTAGAAGAGAACGTCTCTGAGTCCCTCAACTCCCTACGCTTCGCCTCCAAGGTGCGGTCACTAGCAGCCCCATCCCCATCAGGCTTCCTGCTGACTGTAGGCGTCTGCACCCTGGTCCTTCAGGCTAGCGGCACATGCATCCCGAAAGGATGTACATTTGCCAGGCAGTTAACTATTGACTTCTGGGGGTGTttgaattaa